The stretch of DNA ATCATACGACGCATAAAACCCACCATCAGGATGCAGCATTTCTCGCTCCACAAAAGCCAAAGAATCTTCAATCGCCTCTCGGTATAAATCCTTTTTCGTCAACTTATAAGCATCCGAAATCAAACCCACCAATAGCGCATTGTCGTACAGCATTTTCTCAAAATGCGGTACCAACCACTTTTTATCTACCGTATAACGAGCAAAACCGCCTCCAATTTGGTCGTAAATCCCACCAAAAATCATTTTATCTATCGAAAACAGCGCATGATTCAATGCCGATTCGGTTTGGGTGTAGTGGTAATAATTCAGCAAAAATTCTAACCCCATGCTCCCAGGAAACTTAGGCGCACCTCCAAAACCACCATCATCCGCATCAAAATACTTAGTCATTTTCTGAAAAATCCCCTCCAACTGCTCGGCTTCAAAAGGTTGCTCAAAATCCAACCCAATCAAGGTATTTTGGCTCGTGTTTTGGTCGCTTGTCGCAATATGGTAAGTCAGTTGGTTTGCCTGTTCCTCCACATCCTTCCTGCGAGTCTTGAAAACATTAGAAATCTGCTCCAAAATTTGCAGCCAACTCGGACGGTTGTACATCGGTTTTGGAGGATAATAGGTACCTCCATAAAAAGGTCGTCCATCTGGAGTCAAAAAACAATTCAAGGGCCAACCACCCGAACCCGACAACATCTGCACCGCATCCATATAAATCTGGTCGACATCAGGACGTTCCTCTCTATCCACCTTGATGTTCACAAAATGCTCATTCATATACGCTGCCACTTCTTCTGACTCAAACGACTCTCGTTCCATCACATGACACCAATGACAAGCCGCATAACCAATGCTCACCAATATCGGTTTGTCCTCCTTCTGCGCCTTCTGCAGTACTTCGATTCCCCAAGGATGCCAATCTACGGGATTGTGGGCGTGTTGGAGAAGGTAAGGGCTGCTTTCGTGGATTAAACTATTTGTGTTCATTATGTTTGGATTGATAAATATTTAGGAGTTGATGGGGCATCACACTGAAGAACTTACATAAAACAAAGAAGCTATCGTATCATAACACAATGCACATCCTCTAAAATTTCCTTTAAGTGGTCAAAATCTTTATCCGTTGTAATTAATTCAGCCTTCAAAGCAAAAGCAGTAGCAGCTATCCCAATATCATTTTTACCCATATTTCGGGCAGAAAGTCCTGAGCGTAGAGGTAAACTTGGATGTTTGCCTTGGCTAAAAGTGTCAATTTCGATATAGGGTACAAGTAGATAATCGTCAATTTCATAAATCGGAAAATTGTTTAGAACGTATTCCAGCTTCTTCACTTTTTTAGCTCCCCAACCGAGTTGTATGGCGAGTGAATATAATTCTGCAACGGTTGCAAAAGATACAGCAGATTCATTGGGAGCATCCAGAGGGCGGTAAGTATTGTTAATAAATTCCCATGTTTCAGAATCACGCACTAAATGAATGAGAACACTGGTATCCAATATAAATTTTCTCATTTGGTCAACATACTTAAAAGTTCTTCAACAGATTCATCGCCAGCCCACTTTCCTACTACAGCCTCTTTATTCATTTTATAACTTGCACTTACTTTGTCCGCATCATTTACAGAAACCATCTTTAGTTTGGAAAAAGAAACGTTTGGAATTTTTGTACTGAAAGACAAACCAACACTCTGATTTCTTTTTTGAAACCTTTTTGCCATTTCATTTAAGTACTTCAAAGTGTCCTGACCTTTCTTTTCTTCTTGAGGAATGTATTTATAAATCTCTTGAACGAGTTTTTCTTTATCACTATCAGAAAGTTGACGAACCAACTGTGAAATATCTTCATAACCAAGTCGAAATGTTACATTATAGGAATTAGATACCATTATCAAAAGTTTTAGGTTAGAACCAATGTTGTTAATTTAATAACCAATTTTCAAGAATATCTGTTCAGAATAGCCGAAATAAAAATCTCTCCACCTCTCCGTTCAATTTCCAAAATCCAGTGCAGAAAAAACTCCGTGTTCAATTTACCAAGTCAAGTGAGAAATATCCATTATCCCAATATCAAATATCTTTCTTCAAAGCCTCCCAAAGCACCTCCACAGGATGTTTCGCCTTTCTCCCTGTTCCATCCCAAATCTGATGTCGACAGCTCGTTCCAGGCGCAGCAATCACCATTTTTTCGCTCGCACTCCGCACCGCAGGAAACAGCACCAATTCTCCGACCTGCATACTCACCTCATAATGTTCCGCCTCATACCCAAACGAACCCGCCATTCCACAACAGCCCGAAGGAATCACTTCTACCATATAATTCCTCGGCAAAGACAAAGCAAAAGCCGAAAAATCGGTAGAAGACAAAGACTTTTGGTGGCAGTGACCATGCAGTTTGATGTAGAGCGTATCGTCCGTAAATTGGTCAGAAGTGATGTTGCCATTTTGCAGCTCTCGATACAAAAACTCCTCCATCATCAAGGCATTTTTACCCAACACCTTAGCCTCTTCCCTGTCTTTTTCCGTCACCAATTTTGGGTATTCATCCCGAAAACCCAAAATTGCAGAAGGTTCAACACCCACCAAAGGCGTTTCCTCGCTTACCAAGTCCTTGAAAATAGCCACATTCTTTTGTGCCATTTGCTGTGCATCTTCCACAAAACCTTTCGACAAATGCGCCCGACCACTTTCCTCATGTTCTATCATCTCCACCTCATAACCCAAATGTGCCAACAATTGAATCGCATCAATACCCACTTTGGTATCGGTGAGGTTGGTAAATTCATCGCAGAAAAAATAGACCTTTCCCTTCAATCGCTTCTCAATACCTCCAAAGTGCATAAACGCTTTTGCAGCCATTTTTTGATACTCTTTTTTGTACCATTTCCGCAAAGTCGTTTTGTAGAGTGAAGGTAAGGAACGTTCTGGTGCAACACCCATTATTTTTTTGAGCAAAGGAGCAGTCAATCGACTTGAAGTGAATAAGTTACTAATCATAGGCAATATTGCAGCCATACCATTTAGTTTTCCAAAATTGGCGAACAATTTGGCTCGGCGAGGAATGCCGTTGCTTTTGTAGTATTGGTACAAAAATTCGGCTTTCATCGTAGCCATGTCCACGTTTGAAGGACATTCCGAAGTGCAGCCTTTACAGGACAAACACAAGTCTAAAACATCGTAAATTTCTTGCTGATTGAAGGGATTGTCGTAGTCTTGGTTTCGGGTCAAAAATTCCCGCAAAATATTTGCCCTCGCTCGTGTGCTGTCTTGTTCGTTTCGAGTCGCCATGTAGCTCGGACACATCGTTCCGCCCGACAAATGCGTTTTGCGGCAATCACCCGTTCCGTTGCATTTTTCCGCCATTCGCAAGATGCCGCCCGTTTCCGAAAAGTCAAAAACGGTGTCAAATTCAGGCGTTTCTTGCTCGGCTTCGTAGCGCAGCGAAGTATCCATTGGCGCAGCATTGACAATTTTTCCAGGATTGAAGATGTTTTGTGCGTCCCACGTTTGCTTGAGTTCTCGAAAAAGTTGGTAGTTTTTTTCACCCACCATAATCGGTATAAATTCCGCCCGCACACGCCCATCACCATGTTCACCACTCAACGATCCATCGTATTTTTTGACTAACCTTGCAGAAGCCTCGCCAATCTCCCGAAACATCCGACGATCTTCCGTTTTCTTCAAATCCAAAATCGGACGCAGATGCAATTCTCCCGCATCGGCATGGGCATAATAAACAGATTGCTGCTCAAATTTTTCCATGATTTTGGTAAAATCTGCAATGTAATTGGGTAAATCCTGCAATTCTACGGCAGTATCTTCAATCACCGCAACAGGTGCTTTGTCGCCAGGAATGTTCGCCAACACGCCCAAACCAGCCGACCGCAAAGCCCAAACTCGGCTCACATCAGGTGGAATCACTCTTGGGAAATGATAGCCCATTCGGTTGTCTTTCAAGTCCTTTTCAATGGCGTTCAATTTACGGGCAACATCCGAACTGCGCTCTGCTCCTGCTTCAATAATCAACACCGCCTTGGGGTCGCCTTCAATGAAAAAACGGTTTTTTTGCTGCTCAATATTTGCCTTCGTACAATCCAATACGATTTTATCCATCAATTCTACCGCCCTCACCTCATGCTTCATCACCAAAACCACTGCCCGCAATGCCTCATCAATCGAATCAAAATGAGCGCACAACAAACCAATTTCGGGAGGAGGAAGCGGATTGAGGTGGATTTTGATTTCGGTGATAAACGCCAAAGTACCTTCTGAGCCTGCAATGAGTTTGCAGAAATTGAAGTTGTCACCTCCCGAAGTGAACATATTGCTGTTTAAGAGTTCGTCCAAAGCATATCCTGTATTGCGGCGGCGAATACTTGGTTTGGGAAACTGCTCCCGAATTTCACGCTGTTTTTCAGGGTGATTGAGCGTTTGGCTAATGTGTCGGTAAATTTGACTTTCAAGACTGCTACCAATGCACTTTTGGCGAAATTCGTCTTTGGTTAAAGATTTGAATTCGACCTCCGAACCATCGCTCAAAATCGCTTTGATCTCCAATAAATGATCACGGGTATTGCCATAAACGGTTGAATATGTGCCACAAGAATTGTTGCCAACCATTCCGCCAATCATCGCCCGACTTGCCGTTGAGGTAATCGGTCCAAAGTGCAATCCGTAGGGGTTGAGGTGTTTGTTGAGGTCGTTGCGAATCACCCCTGGCTGTACCCTCACCCAATTTTGTTCGGCATTGACTTTTAATATTTTGGTAAAATGTTTGGACACATCGACCACGATTCCATCCCCCACACACTGCCCTGCAAGTGAAGTGCCTGCCGTTCGGGGAATGATGGAAGTTTTGTTTTGGCGGGCAAATTCGATGATTTTTTTGAGGTCGTCCGTATTTTTCGGAATCGCTACTGCAAGTGGCAATTCTCTGTAAACAGATGCATCTGTGGCATAAATCGAGCGCATCATTTTATCGAAGTGTAAATCACCTTCCAGTGATTTTTGCAATTTTTGAAGTTGGCGTTGCATAGTTTACTTACAAGGTACAATAATGGCACAAGTTAGGGAATTTCGTATTGCTTTTCTTAAATCCCACTTCAAATGTCGCCGAACCTAAAGGTGTCGGCGAATTTTTCGCTGCTTGTTCTAAATGAAAATTCGCTGTCGTTTGAAAAACACGGCGGTATTTGAGGGGGATTGCAAACTTATGTTCAATGGAAGATGTTGTTATATCAATACAAATATGCAATGAAGATTACCTTTACAACTTTGCTATTATTGGGGCTTACACTAAGTTCTAATGCACAAGAGAAAGAATTTTTGATTGGCAAATGGAGATTTGAAGATTTTGTAGAAAAACAAGAGATGGACTCGGTGGGTCTAATGTTAAAGGAAATGATTTTTAAAGAGGAAACCTTTTATTTCAAAACCAATCAGCGTTATCAAAACGTGAACGAAACAGGGAACTGGCGTTTGAACGAGAATGAAAGTGAGATTGTATTTACAAGCGATGATGGCTACGAATATTCTAATCGTTTATTGAAGTTGTCAAAAGACACCTTGATTATTGAGATGGGAATGGGAAAAGAAGGTATTGTTTTTAGCAGAACACCTTTGACAGAAGAAGATGATTTTGAGGAAGTGCCTATCAAATTGCAAACAATGAGTGCAAGTATAGAGGAAATTTCTCAAAAATGGTATTTACAAAAAAAGGATGTTCCTACCAGTAAAAATCAAAGACTTTCCATACTCTCAACAACTCCAATGCTCTCATACCAAATTAAAGGTTCTTACATCCAACTTTCCAAAAACGGAAAGTACAAAGCCCGATTTGATAAGAATAGAATTAAAATCAATAGTATGTGGAAATTTGGAGAGGGCAATAAATCTATTATTGTTCCATTCGTTGGGTCATGGAAAGCGATTTGGAATATCCATAAAATCTCTGAAACCGAATTGATTTTGATTAAAGGGAATAGCCAAAAATGGTATTTCTCAACAAAAAAATAGAACACCTCTATGGAAATCCATCTCAAAATAAAGATTGATTTAGAAGATTTTATCAAAATGGGAAAATTTGACCTGCTAAAAATCGGCATGACCAAATCTGAGATTTTGGATATCTTTCCAAAACCAGAAGATTGGGCAGTTGCTAAAAACTACACCAAATCCAATATTTGGATATATGGAAATTTTGAATTTCATTTTGTTGAAGATGAGTTATATATGATTTTCAATGACTACATCGACACAATGGATGGAGGCAAATCATTAGAGTTGAAAAAATGGATATTTACTAATGAAAGAAGTAAAACGCTGATTGAAATTATGCAGATTTTTAACAAAGACTGCGTTGATTTTGAAAAGGTCGGCAATTCCTTGGGGCAAGTTATTATCCGAGTCATGGAATCTGATGTTTGCCTGACTTTCAGTCTAAAAGATTCTTTTGACAATCCAACAACAATAAAGAAAGAAATCAATGATTTTGAACTAATCGCCATTCACAAAACTGCTCGTCCAGGGCTGTAATTGCGGTCTTCAAAAGGGTAGTTAAGCGCATCAAAATCCGAGGGGGAAATTTGAAGGACGGGGTGTAGGTGAATACTGTTAAGTGTTTCCATTGTAGTGTATTGAAGTATGTTTGGTGCTTACAACACAATGGATTTACCTAAATAGTTCCATTTAGAATTTGGAGGAGGTGTAGGGTGCAAAAAGAGTAATGGTCTTAAAACAAAAAAGGCTTCAAAACCACGACAGTTTTGAAGCCTTTTTACATTTATTTGGAGGTCGAAAGCGGATTCGAACCGCTGTAGAAGGTTTTGCAGACCTCTGCCTAGCCACTCGGCCATTCGACCATTATTTAAAACAGAACGCAAAGATAGTTTTTTTTTATTTCACACAAAAATTTTTATTCAAAAATACTTTTCTACTTCAATGTAAGTGCGCTCCACC from Chitinophagales bacterium encodes:
- a CDS encoding PIN domain-containing protein is translated as MRKFILDTSVLIHLVRDSETWEFINNTYRPLDAPNESAVSFATVAELYSLAIQLGWGAKKVKKLEYVLNNFPIYEIDDYLLVPYIEIDTFSQGKHPSLPLRSGLSARNMGKNDIGIAATAFALKAELITTDKDFDHLKEILEDVHCVMIR
- a CDS encoding lipocalin family protein; translation: MKITFTTLLLLGLTLSSNAQEKEFLIGKWRFEDFVEKQEMDSVGLMLKEMIFKEETFYFKTNQRYQNVNETGNWRLNENESEIVFTSDDGYEYSNRLLKLSKDTLIIEMGMGKEGIVFSRTPLTEEDDFEEVPIKLQTMSASIEEISQKWYLQKKDVPTSKNQRLSILSTTPMLSYQIKGSYIQLSKNGKYKARFDKNRIKINSMWKFGEGNKSIIVPFVGSWKAIWNIHKISETELILIKGNSQKWYFSTKK
- a CDS encoding FAD-linked oxidase C-terminal domain-containing protein: MQRQLQKLQKSLEGDLHFDKMMRSIYATDASVYRELPLAVAIPKNTDDLKKIIEFARQNKTSIIPRTAGTSLAGQCVGDGIVVDVSKHFTKILKVNAEQNWVRVQPGVIRNDLNKHLNPYGLHFGPITSTASRAMIGGMVGNNSCGTYSTVYGNTRDHLLEIKAILSDGSEVEFKSLTKDEFRQKCIGSSLESQIYRHISQTLNHPEKQREIREQFPKPSIRRRNTGYALDELLNSNMFTSGGDNFNFCKLIAGSEGTLAFITEIKIHLNPLPPPEIGLLCAHFDSIDEALRAVVLVMKHEVRAVELMDKIVLDCTKANIEQQKNRFFIEGDPKAVLIIEAGAERSSDVARKLNAIEKDLKDNRMGYHFPRVIPPDVSRVWALRSAGLGVLANIPGDKAPVAVIEDTAVELQDLPNYIADFTKIMEKFEQQSVYYAHADAGELHLRPILDLKKTEDRRMFREIGEASARLVKKYDGSLSGEHGDGRVRAEFIPIMVGEKNYQLFRELKQTWDAQNIFNPGKIVNAAPMDTSLRYEAEQETPEFDTVFDFSETGGILRMAEKCNGTGDCRKTHLSGGTMCPSYMATRNEQDSTRARANILREFLTRNQDYDNPFNQQEIYDVLDLCLSCKGCTSECPSNVDMATMKAEFLYQYYKSNGIPRRAKLFANFGKLNGMAAILPMISNLFTSSRLTAPLLKKIMGVAPERSLPSLYKTTLRKWYKKEYQKMAAKAFMHFGGIEKRLKGKVYFFCDEFTNLTDTKVGIDAIQLLAHLGYEVEMIEHEESGRAHLSKGFVEDAQQMAQKNVAIFKDLVSEETPLVGVEPSAILGFRDEYPKLVTEKDREEAKVLGKNALMMEEFLYRELQNGNITSDQFTDDTLYIKLHGHCHQKSLSSTDFSAFALSLPRNYMVEVIPSGCCGMAGSFGYEAEHYEVSMQVGELVLFPAVRSASEKMVIAAPGTSCRHQIWDGTGRKAKHPVEVLWEALKKDI